A single window of Sparus aurata chromosome 12, fSpaAur1.1, whole genome shotgun sequence DNA harbors:
- the dusp26 gene encoding dual specificity protein phosphatase 26, whose product MAFMSRFSRSRSSSRSPNRKDSERVSPILTVSELERLLCTGKTACNHADEVWPRLYIGDQDIASDRRELAKLGITHILNCAQSKWRGGAEYYAGMNITYHGIEAHDSPTFDMSVNFYPAAEFIHKALTSGGKVLVHCTVGVSRSATLVLAYLMIRQNLTLVEAIKTVKDHRGVIPNRGFLRQLNGLDGILRESRKTSQQS is encoded by the exons ATGGCGTTCATGTCCCGGTTCTCCCGGTCCCGGAGCAGCTCCAGGTCTCCGAACCGGAAAGACTCGGAGCGCGTCTCCCCGATCCTGACGGTGTCCGAGCTGGAGAGGCTGCTGTGCACCGGGAAGACCGCCTGCAACCACGCAGACGAAGTGTGGCCGCGGCTCTACATCGGAGACCA agaTATTGCATCAGACCGGCGTGAGCTTGCCAAACTTGGCATTACACACATCCTCAACTGTGCCCAGAGCAAATGGCGCGGCGGAGCCGAGTATTACGCCGGGATGAACATCACCTATCACGGCATCGAGGCGCACGACTCCCCCACCTTCGACATGAGCGTCAACTTCTATCCTGCAGCTGAATTCATCCACAAAGCCCTCACAAGTGGAG GTAAGGTGCTGGTCCACTGCACTGTGGGAGTGAGCCGCTCAGCCACTCTGGTTCTGGCCTACCTGATGATCAGACAGAACCTGACGCTGGTGGAGGCCATCAAAACGGTGAAGGACCACCGAGGCGTCATCCCCAACCGGGGTTTCCTGCGGCAGCTCAACGGGCTGGACGGCATCCTGAGAGAGAGTCGCAAGACGTCACAGCAGAGCTGA